The Urbifossiella limnaea genome has a window encoding:
- a CDS encoding DUF1501 domain-containing protein — MTFLAHEAAVRAAFATPSRRQFLNQLGAGFGTLGLTAVLADAGRLAAAEAPAPLSPLSPLAPRLPHFAPRAKRVIQLFMPGGPSQVDTFDHKPALAANAGQRPTLVDRRSLRNTKGGLMPSPFGFKQYGAAGKWVSDIFPRVAGCVDDICFVHSMHTDLPEHASAILMMNLGHLQPTRPSLGAWLVYGLGSENRNLPGFVAMSPRAQPRGTLANWGSAFLPGAYAGTYVNVAQMKPDAVVAHLRNASLLPAAQLQQADLLARLNRLHLERSEQDAQLEASIESMELAFRMQTAVPEVFDTAGETKETLDLYGPGEFAKSCLLARRLVEQGVRVVQLSHSIDGYDIAWDTGHDDIARGHAALARACDQGIAGLLADLKRRGLLDETLVVWGGEFGRAPTSEGAKGRDHDHYGFTVWMAGGGVKPGTSYGATDEFGLSAVENRVHVHDLHATILHLMGLDHERLTFRYSGRDYRLTDVAGSVIRGVLK; from the coding sequence ATGACGTTCCTCGCCCACGAGGCGGCCGTCCGCGCGGCCTTCGCCACCCCCTCGCGCCGCCAGTTCCTGAACCAACTCGGCGCGGGCTTCGGCACCCTCGGGCTGACGGCGGTCCTGGCCGACGCGGGTCGGCTCGCGGCGGCCGAGGCGCCCGCGCCGCTCTCGCCACTCTCCCCACTGGCACCTCGGCTGCCCCACTTCGCGCCGAGGGCGAAGCGGGTCATCCAGCTGTTCATGCCCGGCGGCCCGTCCCAGGTGGACACGTTCGACCACAAGCCGGCCCTGGCGGCGAACGCCGGCCAGCGGCCGACGCTGGTGGACCGCCGCTCGCTCCGCAACACCAAGGGCGGGCTCATGCCGTCCCCGTTCGGGTTCAAGCAGTACGGCGCGGCCGGGAAGTGGGTGAGCGACATCTTCCCGCGGGTGGCCGGGTGCGTGGACGACATCTGCTTCGTCCACTCGATGCACACGGACCTCCCGGAGCACGCCAGCGCGATCCTGATGATGAACCTCGGCCACCTCCAGCCGACCCGCCCGAGCCTGGGGGCGTGGCTGGTGTACGGGTTGGGGTCGGAGAACCGGAACCTCCCCGGGTTCGTGGCCATGTCGCCCCGCGCGCAGCCGCGGGGGACGCTGGCCAACTGGGGCAGCGCGTTCCTCCCCGGCGCGTACGCCGGCACCTACGTGAACGTCGCCCAGATGAAGCCGGACGCGGTGGTGGCCCACCTGCGCAACGCCTCGCTCCTGCCGGCCGCCCAGCTCCAACAGGCCGACCTGCTGGCCCGCCTGAACCGGCTCCACCTCGAGCGGTCGGAGCAGGACGCGCAGCTGGAAGCGAGTATCGAGTCGATGGAACTGGCGTTCCGCATGCAGACGGCGGTGCCCGAGGTGTTCGACACCGCCGGCGAGACGAAGGAGACCCTGGACCTGTACGGCCCGGGTGAGTTCGCAAAGAGCTGTCTGTTGGCCCGGCGGCTCGTCGAGCAGGGCGTCCGGGTGGTGCAGTTGTCCCACTCGATCGACGGGTACGACATCGCCTGGGACACCGGCCACGACGACATCGCCCGGGGCCACGCCGCACTGGCCCGGGCCTGCGACCAGGGGATCGCGGGACTGCTCGCCGACCTCAAGCGACGCGGCCTACTCGACGAGACGCTGGTCGTGTGGGGTGGCGAGTTCGGCCGGGCCCCGACGTCGGAGGGAGCAAAGGGCCGGGACCACGACCACTACGGATTCACCGTGTGGATGGCCGGCGGCGGGGTGAAGCCGGGGACGAGTTACGGTGCGACCGACGAGTTCGGCCTCTCCGCGGTCGAGAACCGGGTTCACGTCCACGACCTGCACGCCACGATCTTGCACCTCATGGGCCTCGACCACGAGCGGCTCACGTTCCGGTACAGCGGCCGGGACTACCGTCTTACCGACGTGGCCGGCAGCGTCATACGGGGTGTGTTGAAGTAG
- a CDS encoding PSD1 and planctomycete cytochrome C domain-containing protein: MRTPLALATVFLFFTPPTTRADGPEEDQAAFFESKVRPVLSDRCYSCHSQAAKKAKGGLTLDSRESILKGGDSGPALVPGKTATSLLLKAVRYDGLEMPPTGKLPADEIAILTRWVEAGAYWPATAARPVVPPEVGVLTPERLRHWAWQPVKATDPPAPAGAGAGHPIDRFVLTTLAAKGLKPAPPADRRTLVRRATLDLLGLPPTPEEVEAFVADDSPDAYPRLIDRLLTSPHYGERWGRHWLDVARFSDGHGSFLDPAPLPEAWRYRDWVVKALNDDLPYDAFVKQQIAGDLLRDAPEAAAATGFLAVGPTYQSDGGDPESVAKARAETLDDRVDTVTRGFLALTVSCARCHDHMFDPVPQAEYYALAAVFNNTRSADRVLAPRAEQKRAADHKKSLDAATAALKTAKDSDPARRKELEADVARLKAATPPALPRVHAVEDAGAADMHLAIRGDPRKPGPLVPRRFLTALAGPNPAAWTTGSGRQQLAEAIASPTNPLTARVMVNRVWQHHFGRPLVATPSNFGLLGEKPSHPELLDWLAARFVADGWSLKKLHRLVMLSDAYRRSSQFDAAGFRVDGDNRYLWRMSPRRLEVEAWRDSLLAVTGELDRTVGGPAVHDILSSPRRTLYAAVSRNGDKLPADEFLRLFDFPSARATVSERSSSTVPQQALFLLNSPFMAARGKALAARLTGEARTTDARIDRAYALLYGRPVTDDERAAAKAFLAAGNEAEAWPRYAQALLGSYEFMQSR; this comes from the coding sequence ATGCGCACGCCGCTCGCCCTCGCGACCGTGTTCCTGTTTTTCACACCCCCGACCACCCGCGCCGACGGGCCGGAGGAGGATCAGGCCGCGTTCTTCGAGTCGAAAGTCCGCCCAGTCCTGTCCGACCGGTGCTACTCGTGTCACAGCCAGGCCGCCAAGAAGGCGAAGGGCGGCCTGACACTCGACTCACGCGAATCGATCCTCAAGGGGGGGGACAGCGGGCCGGCACTGGTCCCCGGAAAGACGGCGACGAGCCTGCTGTTAAAGGCCGTCCGCTACGACGGCCTGGAGATGCCCCCGACCGGGAAACTGCCCGCGGACGAGATCGCCATCCTGACGAGGTGGGTCGAGGCCGGCGCGTACTGGCCGGCGACCGCCGCCCGCCCGGTCGTGCCCCCCGAGGTCGGAGTTCTCACGCCGGAACGGCTCAGGCACTGGGCGTGGCAACCGGTCAAGGCGACCGACCCGCCCGCACCGGCGGGCGCCGGGGCCGGTCACCCGATCGACCGGTTCGTCCTCACCACGCTCGCCGCGAAGGGGCTGAAGCCGGCCCCGCCCGCCGACCGCCGGACCCTCGTCCGCCGCGCCACCCTCGACCTCCTCGGCCTGCCGCCGACGCCGGAGGAGGTCGAGGCCTTCGTAGCGGACGATTCCCCGGACGCCTACCCGAGGCTGATCGACCGCCTGCTGACGTCGCCGCACTACGGCGAGCGGTGGGGCCGGCACTGGCTCGACGTGGCCCGGTTCAGCGACGGCCACGGCAGCTTCCTCGACCCCGCCCCGCTCCCCGAGGCGTGGCGCTACCGCGACTGGGTCGTGAAGGCGCTCAACGACGACCTGCCGTACGACGCGTTCGTGAAACAGCAGATCGCCGGCGACCTGCTGCGCGACGCACCCGAGGCCGCCGCGGCCACCGGGTTCCTCGCCGTCGGTCCCACGTACCAGTCCGACGGCGGCGACCCGGAGAGCGTGGCGAAAGCGCGGGCCGAAACGCTGGACGACCGCGTGGATACGGTCACCCGCGGCTTCCTCGCCCTGACGGTCAGTTGCGCCCGGTGCCACGACCACATGTTCGACCCGGTCCCGCAGGCCGAGTACTACGCCCTCGCGGCGGTGTTCAACAACACAAGGTCGGCGGACCGCGTCCTCGCCCCGCGGGCCGAACAGAAGCGGGCGGCCGACCACAAAAAGTCGCTCGACGCGGCGACCGCGGCGCTCAAGACCGCCAAGGACTCCGACCCGGCCCGGCGCAAGGAACTGGAGGCGGACGTGGCCCGGCTGAAGGCCGCCACCCCGCCCGCGCTCCCGCGCGTCCACGCGGTCGAGGACGCGGGTGCGGCGGACATGCACCTGGCCATCCGCGGCGACCCGCGGAAGCCCGGGCCGCTCGTCCCGCGGCGGTTCCTGACAGCCCTCGCCGGGCCGAACCCGGCCGCGTGGACGACCGGGAGCGGGCGGCAGCAACTCGCCGAGGCGATCGCCAGCCCGACCAATCCGCTGACGGCGCGCGTCATGGTCAACCGCGTCTGGCAGCACCACTTCGGCCGGCCGCTCGTCGCCACCCCGAGCAACTTCGGGCTGCTCGGGGAGAAGCCGAGTCACCCCGAGTTGCTCGACTGGCTCGCCGCCCGGTTCGTTGCGGACGGGTGGTCGCTGAAGAAACTGCACCGCCTCGTCATGCTTTCCGACGCGTACCGGCGCAGCAGCCAGTTCGACGCGGCCGGTTTCCGAGTGGACGGCGACAACCGCTACCTCTGGCGGATGTCGCCGCGGCGGCTGGAGGTGGAGGCGTGGCGAGATAGCCTCCTGGCTGTCACGGGCGAACTGGATCGCACCGTCGGCGGTCCGGCCGTCCACGACATCCTGAGCAGCCCGCGCCGCACCCTGTACGCCGCCGTCAGCCGCAACGGAGACAAGCTGCCGGCGGACGAATTCCTCAGACTGTTCGATTTCCCGTCCGCCCGAGCCACCGTGTCGGAGCGGTCGTCGAGCACGGTGCCCCAGCAGGCTCTGTTCCTGCTGAACAGCCCGTTCATGGCCGCCCGTGGAAAGGCGCTCGCCGCCCGGCTGACGGGCGAGGCGCGGACGACCGACGCCCGCATCGACCGGGCTTACGCCCTCCTGTACGGGCGGCCGGTGACCGACGACGAGCGGGCGGCGGCGAAGGCCTTCCTCGCCGCCGGCAACGAGGCCGAGGCGTGGCCCCGATACGCCCAGGCGTTGCTGGGGTCGTACGAGTTCATGCAGTCCCGCTGA
- a CDS encoding YHYH protein has product MRISGMLAAVVFSAVVVGLASSQPPPGGGKVPPGKFKGPKEARERPDALKVDLTEPPAGLIQNPRLMAKSVDPKIPAGYALEGDAAWVWCGASGEDSAAGVALYSGKDVNPDGSRAGAVTQRVTGFAGGVGKWFRFTVRGLAEPGFAVARDGLFLRVEYFGKQGTNPLDGVTQRIDHLVERDRADLAANGRYFKNGGAVWRTYAIEFRLPFAEIDTLAVGVGFKGGLAKAETGSEFYVTDFALTPIPAPADAPTVVKTAAGPAPSLKSLVPLGGRWYYDPDPGMTERPATLVVTAKNAGRLYYMDGRLSNPFAENMTAWLREGHLDLRGNRVDKDRFLPDNVVLEFKDGKELIVHARNIPNHPTALFPGRGAGPNAIQEHDQTYYLPLTPVRNPRAAAMDKTNANRALPTGPIGFAVNGVAFFNPFDMEGSEAIDILDRCCGHPTPTNMYHYHKYPVCVKSPFADDGEGHSPLIGFALDGFPLYGPYVAKGLMAKDDTATPLDAFNMRYDDDRGWHYHVTPGKYPYLIGGFAGTPDPRSARRGQPKGP; this is encoded by the coding sequence GTGCGCATCAGTGGAATGCTCGCCGCTGTGGTGTTCTCGGCCGTGGTCGTCGGGCTGGCGTCGTCGCAGCCGCCACCGGGCGGCGGCAAGGTGCCGCCGGGAAAGTTCAAGGGGCCGAAGGAGGCGCGGGAGCGGCCGGACGCGCTCAAGGTCGATCTCACGGAGCCACCTGCCGGGCTCATTCAGAACCCGCGGTTAATGGCCAAGAGCGTGGACCCGAAGATCCCGGCCGGGTACGCGCTCGAGGGCGACGCGGCGTGGGTGTGGTGCGGCGCCTCCGGCGAGGACTCGGCGGCCGGCGTGGCGTTGTACTCGGGGAAGGACGTGAACCCGGACGGCTCGCGCGCCGGGGCGGTCACGCAGCGGGTGACCGGGTTCGCGGGCGGCGTCGGGAAGTGGTTCCGCTTCACCGTCCGCGGGCTGGCGGAGCCGGGCTTCGCAGTCGCCAGGGACGGCCTGTTCCTCCGGGTCGAGTACTTCGGCAAGCAGGGAACGAACCCGCTCGACGGCGTGACGCAGCGGATCGACCACCTCGTCGAGCGCGACCGCGCCGACCTCGCCGCGAACGGCCGGTACTTCAAGAACGGCGGCGCGGTGTGGCGGACGTACGCGATTGAGTTCCGCCTCCCGTTCGCCGAGATCGACACGCTCGCCGTCGGCGTCGGGTTCAAGGGCGGCTTGGCAAAGGCGGAGACAGGGTCCGAGTTCTACGTCACCGACTTCGCGCTGACCCCGATCCCGGCCCCCGCCGACGCCCCGACGGTCGTGAAGACCGCGGCCGGCCCGGCGCCGAGCCTAAAGTCGCTCGTCCCGCTCGGCGGCCGGTGGTACTACGACCCGGACCCGGGTATGACCGAGCGCCCGGCGACCCTGGTGGTGACGGCGAAGAACGCCGGCCGCCTCTACTACATGGACGGCCGCCTCTCGAACCCGTTCGCCGAGAACATGACCGCGTGGCTCCGCGAGGGGCACCTCGATCTGAGGGGGAACCGGGTCGACAAGGACCGGTTCCTGCCCGACAACGTGGTGCTGGAGTTCAAGGACGGGAAGGAGCTGATCGTCCACGCCCGCAACATCCCGAACCACCCGACGGCGCTCTTCCCGGGCCGCGGCGCCGGGCCGAACGCGATCCAGGAGCACGACCAGACTTACTACCTGCCGCTCACCCCCGTCCGGAACCCGCGGGCAGCGGCGATGGACAAGACGAACGCGAACCGGGCGCTGCCGACGGGGCCGATCGGGTTCGCGGTCAACGGCGTCGCCTTCTTCAACCCGTTCGACATGGAGGGGTCGGAGGCCATCGACATCCTCGACCGCTGCTGCGGCCACCCGACGCCGACCAACATGTACCACTACCACAAGTACCCGGTGTGCGTGAAGTCGCCGTTCGCCGACGACGGCGAGGGCCACTCCCCGCTCATCGGGTTCGCCCTCGACGGCTTCCCGCTGTACGGCCCGTACGTGGCCAAGGGGCTGATGGCCAAGGACGACACCGCGACCCCGCTCGACGCGTTCAACATGCGCTACGACGACGACCGCGGCTGGCACTACCACGTCACGCCGGGGAAGTACCCCTACCTGATCGGCGGGTTCGCCGGCACGCCCGACCCGCGGAGCGCCCGCCGGGGTCAGCCGAAGGGGCCGTGA
- a CDS encoding metallophosphoesterase family protein, whose translation MWGITIGDEQYRWFKRTLETSTARYTFVYAHHVMGTGRGGVEASELYEWGGGTRGKGAADEFRRRRPGWELPIHQLMARHKVSAFFQGHDHLFCKQERDGVVYQEAPLPADHGYSTYNADAYTSGVKLPNAGYLRVTVGPDEAAVEYVRCYLPKDETATRKTGDVAHAYTIRPRP comes from the coding sequence ATGTGGGGCATCACCATCGGCGACGAGCAGTACCGCTGGTTCAAGCGGACGCTCGAGACGAGCACCGCCCGGTACACGTTCGTGTACGCCCACCACGTCATGGGCACCGGCCGCGGCGGGGTGGAGGCGTCGGAGCTGTACGAGTGGGGCGGCGGCACCCGCGGGAAGGGCGCGGCCGACGAGTTCCGACGCCGCCGGCCCGGGTGGGAACTGCCGATCCACCAGCTGATGGCCCGGCACAAGGTGAGCGCGTTCTTCCAGGGGCACGACCACCTGTTCTGCAAACAGGAGCGGGACGGGGTCGTGTACCAGGAAGCCCCGCTCCCGGCAGACCACGGGTATTCGACGTACAACGCCGACGCCTACACCTCCGGGGTGAAGCTGCCGAACGCCGGCTACCTGCGGGTTACGGTCGGGCCGGACGAGGCCGCCGTCGAGTACGTCCGCTGCTACCTGCCGAAGGACGAGACGGCGACCCGCAAGACTGGCGACGTGGCCCACGCCTACACGATCCGCCCCCGCCCCTGA
- a CDS encoding metallophosphoesterase family protein, whose amino-acid sequence MRVLPLSAAVAAAVAVSAAVGPPAAVAQKGKEKAGGPAHVFSGSPPNAGPFDVILGRPTDTSVTASVMAYQPAEAFISYGPAAGNHPHKTPPRPLAAVTPVEFVLADLPPNARVFYRLHSRAPGGEFAPGEERSFHTARPPGSSFHFTLQADSHLDSGTRPAVYERTLANALAGGTDFHIDLGDTFMTDKYPTHTDSLPQYVAQRYYFGRIAHSAPLFLVLGNHDGERLDREDGTHDSMPVWSAMARKRLFPNPRPDGFYTGNATARKHVGSPDNYYAWEWGDALLVALDPFSTTGRTRGKNKTAEGNSARTLGKEQYDWLATTLAGSKAKSKFVFIHHLVGGLDDSARGGAEAAVLYEWGGKGKDGRDAFKEHRPGWPAPIHQLLVTHKVSAVFHGHDHFYAHQELDGLAYVMVPQPGHAGGPDRVRSADEYGYVRGTFLSPAGHVRVTVGPAGATGEYVRTYLPAAETAERRNGQVAHRFTAGGPPPD is encoded by the coding sequence GTGCGCGTCCTGCCGTTGAGTGCCGCCGTCGCGGCCGCCGTCGCCGTTTCCGCCGCCGTAGGGCCGCCGGCCGCCGTCGCCCAGAAGGGGAAGGAGAAGGCCGGCGGCCCGGCCCACGTGTTCTCCGGGTCGCCGCCGAACGCCGGGCCGTTCGACGTGATCCTCGGCCGCCCGACCGACACGTCCGTCACCGCCAGCGTGATGGCGTACCAGCCGGCGGAGGCCTTCATCAGCTACGGCCCCGCGGCGGGGAACCACCCGCACAAGACGCCGCCCCGCCCGCTGGCGGCAGTCACGCCGGTCGAGTTCGTGTTGGCCGACCTGCCGCCGAACGCCCGCGTCTTCTACCGCCTCCACTCCCGCGCGCCCGGCGGCGAGTTCGCCCCCGGCGAGGAGCGGTCGTTCCACACGGCCCGCCCGCCGGGGTCGAGTTTCCACTTCACCCTCCAGGCCGACTCGCACCTCGACTCCGGCACCCGCCCGGCCGTGTACGAGCGCACGCTCGCCAACGCCCTCGCCGGCGGCACCGACTTCCACATCGACCTCGGCGACACGTTCATGACCGACAAGTACCCCACGCACACCGACTCGCTGCCGCAGTACGTCGCCCAGCGGTACTACTTCGGCCGCATCGCCCACTCGGCGCCCCTCTTCCTCGTCCTCGGCAACCACGACGGCGAGCGGCTCGACCGCGAGGACGGCACGCACGACAGCATGCCCGTGTGGTCGGCGATGGCCCGCAAGAGGCTGTTCCCGAACCCCCGGCCGGACGGGTTCTACACCGGCAACGCCACCGCCCGGAAGCACGTCGGGTCGCCGGACAACTACTACGCCTGGGAGTGGGGCGACGCGCTGCTCGTCGCCCTCGACCCGTTCTCGACCACCGGCCGCACCCGGGGGAAGAACAAGACGGCCGAGGGGAACTCGGCGCGGACGCTCGGGAAGGAGCAGTACGACTGGCTGGCGACGACGCTGGCCGGGTCGAAGGCGAAGTCGAAGTTCGTGTTCATCCACCACCTCGTCGGCGGGCTGGACGACTCGGCCCGTGGCGGGGCCGAAGCGGCGGTCCTGTACGAGTGGGGCGGCAAAGGGAAGGACGGCCGCGACGCCTTCAAGGAGCATCGGCCCGGCTGGCCGGCCCCCATCCACCAGCTGCTCGTGACGCACAAGGTTTCGGCCGTGTTCCACGGGCACGACCACTTCTACGCCCACCAGGAGCTCGACGGCTTGGCGTACGTGATGGTCCCGCAACCCGGGCACGCGGGCGGTCCCGACCGCGTCCGAAGCGCCGACGAGTACGGCTACGTCCGCGGCACGTTCCTCTCGCCGGCCGGTCACGTCCGGGTGACGGTCGGCCCCGCCGGCGCGACCGGCGAGTACGTCCGCACCTACCTCCCCGCGGCGGAGACCGCGGAGCGGCGCAACGGACAGGTCGCTCACCGCTTCACCGCCGGCGGGCCGCCGCCGGACTGA